Genomic DNA from Streptomyces sp. GS7:
TGCCAACCGAGGCGCGGACGCGGCGAGTTCGCGCCCCAGCGCCCGGCAGCGGTCGCCGGCGAGCGACTCCGTCACGCCCAGCCCGTCGACGGGCGCGTCGGCCCAGTCCGTTCGGGACAGCAGCCAGGCGCCGATGGACAGCGACGGCGGCAGGTCCCGTTCGGGCGCCGGTCCGGCGGCGCCGAGCCGTACGTGCAGGTCCACCCCGAAGCCGCGGAAGGAGCCGGTGGCGCCTTGCGGGTGCGTGCCCCGGCCCGCCTCGTCGGTGGGGCCGAGGACGACCAGGCGGTCCGGGCGGGCCGCGGCGAGCACGCCGACCGCGTCCAGGCACGCGGCCCGCAACGCCGCCAGCTCAGGGGCGGCGCCGGCGGCGACCTCCGGGACGAGCAGCGGCGGGCAGGGGCACAGGGCGGCGGCAACGAGCATGCCACGCAGCGTAACGCCCGGGGCCCCAGCCGTCCGCGCGGGTCAGTCGCAGCCGCAGCCGGCCGCGGGCGCAGGGCTCGGAGCCGGGGCCCCGATGGTGGGCAGGCCGAGGAGGACGCCCTTGGGCTTCTCCGCGGGGGCGGCGTTCCGCTTCTCCCAGGCGTCGCCGGCGCGGGTGCGCCGGATGCTCAGGGCAGGGCCCTCGGCCAGGAGGTGGTGCGGCGCGGCATAGGTCACCTCGACGGTGACCATGTCACCGGGTCGCGGAGCGGGGCCGGTGACGTCGGACGCAGTACCGGGTCGCGGAGCGGGCCCGGTGACGTCGGACGCCTCGGTGCCCGGGGCGCGGTGGTCGTCGGCGTCCCGCAGGGTCGGGTTGAAGTGGACGAGGCGGTTGTCGGGCGCGCGGCCGGAGAGGCGGTGGGTGGCGCCGTCCTTGCGGCCCTCGCCCTCGGCGACCATGACCTCCAGGGTGCGGCCGACCTGTTTCTTGTTCTCCTCCCAGGAGATCTCCTCCTGGAGGGCGACCAGGCGCTCGTAGCGCTCCTGGACGACGGCCTTGGGGATCTGGCCCTCCATGTCGGCCGCGGGGGTGCCGGGGCGCTTGGAGTACTGGAAGGTGAACGCCTGCGCGAAGCGGGACTCGCGCACGGTGTGCAGGGTCTGCTCGAAGTCCTCCTCGGTCTCCCCGGGGAAGCCGACGATGATGTCGGTGGAGATGGCCGCGTCCGGCATCGCGGCGCGGACCTTCTCGATGATGCCGAGGAACCGCTCCTGCCGGTACGAGCGGCGCATCGCCTTGAGGACCCGGTCGGAGCCGGACTGCAGCGGCATGTGGAGCTGCGGCATCACGTTGGGCGTCTCGGCCATGGCGGCGATCACGTCGTCGGTGAAGTCGCGCGGGTGCGGGGAGGTGAAGCGGACCCGCTCCAGGCCCTCGATCTTCCCGCAGGCGCGCAGCAGCTTGCTGAAGGCTTCGCGGTCGCCGATGTCCGAGCCGTAGGCGTTGACGTTCTGGCCGAGCAGGGTGATCTCGCTGACGCCCTCGGCGACCAGCGCCTCCACCTCGGCGAGGATGTCGCCGGGCCGGCGGTCCTTCTCCTTGCCGCGCAGCGCCGGGACGATGCAGAACGTACAGGTGTTGTTGCAGCCCACGGAGATGGAGACCCAGGCGGCGTACGCGCTCTCGCGCCGGGTCGGCAGGGTCGAGGGGAACACCTCCAGGGACTCGGCGATCTCCACCTGCGCCTCCTCCTGGACGCGGGCGCGCTCCAGCAGGACGGGCAGCTTGCCGATGTTGTGCGTCCCGAAGACCACGTCGACCCAGGGGGCCTTCCTGACGATGGTGTCGCGGTCCTTCTGGGCCAGGCAGCCGCCGACGGCGATCTGCATCCCGGGGCGCGCGGCCTTCTTCGGGGCGAGCTGGCCGAGGTTGCCGTAGAGCCGGTTGTCGGCGTTCTCCCGCACCGCGCAGGTGTTGAAGACCACCACGTCGGCACCGTCGCCGTCCTTGGGCGCGGGGACGTATCCGGCCTCTTCCAGCAGGCCGGACAGCCGCTCGGAGTCGTGGACGTTCATCTGGCACCCGTAGGTGCGGATCTCGTAGCTTCTGTTGACGCCCACTGCCTGGCTCCGGTCGCTGCTGCTGGTCATTCCTCAAGGGTAGGTGCTGCCGGGGACATCTCCGGACGCCGGATCCCGGGCCGCCGCGGAGCTGCCGGCGGGGCGCCGCCGGGCCGCGGCGGGCCGGGGGCGGTCAGGCGGTGCTGAAGCGCTCGCCGGGTGCGCCGCGGAGGCGGCCCGGGGGGAGTGTGCGGCCGTACGCGACCAGGAGGAGGTCCTGGGCGGTGCCGTGGAGGGGGGTGCCGGTGCCGAAGGACCAGTCGAGGTCGTCGGCGTGCAGGGCGATGCCGTCGGTGTCGGCGCGGAAGAACTTCAGGGACTTGGGGGTGACGCCGGCCAGCAGGACGCGGAGGCGGTCCTCGGGGACGCGGCGGTCCAGGCCGAGCGGGACGGTGATGTCGAGGCCGTGCACGACGTCGTGCCCCAGCGCCGCCTCGAAGCCGCCGACCGGCGGGGTCCAGGGGTGGTCGGCGTTGTCCCGCAGGGCGGCGGCGAGTTGCGGTGCGGAGAGGGCGGCGGCGTCCTTGCGGGCGCAGCGGTCGGTCATCCGGTGCAGGCTGCCGCGGGCCTTGAGGAGTTCGGCGGCCAGTGCGGGGAGCCGGTAGCGGAAGCCGAGCGACATATGGGCCGCGACGTCGCGGACGCGCCAGCCGGCGCACAGGCTGGGGGCGTCCCACTGCTCGGCCGTCAGGCCGTCCAGCAGGTCGGCCAGCTCGCGCCGTTCGGCGGCGATGGCGGCTCGGATGTCCATGGTCGCTCCCCCGTTTCCGGGCGGCCGTCCCCGGCCGCGCCCGTCGGTGTCCGGCTTCCAGGATCTTGGTGGTGGGTGCCATAAGTCCAAGAGTTTGGTGTTCTGGTGACTAGCATTGCCGGTTATGGAACTGCGCCAGCTCCAGTACTTCGTCGCCGTGGCGGAAGAGGCCAACTTCACCCGGGCCGCGGCCCGTCTGCATCTGGCACAGCCGGGGGTGAGCGCCCAGGTCCGGCAGCTCGAACGGGAGCTGGGGCAGCCGTTGCTGGACCGGTCCGGCCGGTCGGTGACGCTGACGGAGGTGGGCGCGGCCGTGCTCCCGTACGCGCGGGCCGCGCTGGCCGCCGTCGCCGGCGTACGGCACACCGTGGACGAGTTCACCGGGCTGCTGCGCGGCCAGGTCGCGCTCGGGATGGTGTCGGGGGCGCACGCCGGCACGGACTCCGATGTGGTGTCGCTGCTGGCCGGGTTCCACGAGGCGCATCCGCAGGTCGACATCGCGCTGACCGAGGACACCTCGGAGCGGATGCTCGCCGCGCTCCAGTGCGGGGAGCTCGATGTGGCGCTGCTGGGGGTCGCGGACGCGGTGCCGCCGGCCGGGCTCTCGCTCCAGGTCGTCGTCGACGAGCCGCTGGTGGCGGCGGTCGCTCCGGGCCATCCGCTCCTGGCGTCCGCGGAGGGCGGGCGCATCCCGCTGGCGGCGCTGCGCGACCGCCCGTTGATCAGCCTGCCGCGCGGGACCGGAATCCGCGGGGTGCTGGAGCGCGCCTGCACCGATGCCGGGTTCCGGCCGCGGATCGCCTTCGAGGCGGCGGCGCCGCAGCTGCTGACCCGGCTCGCGGCCCGGGGGCTGGGGGTGGCGGTCGTGCCGGCGCCCGATGCGGCGACGGCGGCCGGGGTGCGGACGCTGGAATTCCGTACGCCCTGCCCGCGCGGCCGGGTGGCGCTGACCTGGCGGGCGGACGGTCCGGCGGGGCCGGCGGCCCAGGCTCTGCTGGAGTGCCTGCGGACGGCGATGGGGACGGCCGGGGCGGGGCGCGGCTCCGGTGAGGGCGCGGGTGCGGACGCCGGGCGGCGTCCGGAGGCCGATACGTGACCTGCCCGCCCCTCCCCTTGAGCGGCCCGTCCTGGCAGGATCCCGCCCATGGTCACCGCACTCCCCCGCCCCGGTCGCCGCGCACTCACCGCGGCGGGCGCGGTGCTGGCCGTGCTCGGGATGGTGCTGTGGTGGCTGCTGCCGCCGGTCGGTGAGCGCGCGCCGAGCGGCCGCGTGACGCTGGCCACCGGGGTGCCGACGGGGGTGTACGCGCGCTACGGCGAGCTGCTGAAGCAGGATCTGGCGCGGGACATGCCGGGGGTGGATCTGCGGCTGACGCGGAGCGAGGGCTCGATCGACAATCTGCGCCAACTGGTCTCCGGGCGCGCGGCGTTCACCATCGCGACGGCGGACGCGGTGGCCGCCTACCAGGTCGGCCACGAGCCGGGCGCGGACCGGCTGCGGGCCTGTGCGCGCCTCTACGACGACTACATGCAGCTGGTGGTGCCGAAGAACTCCCCGGTGCGGTCGGCCAGGGACCTGCGGGGGCTGCGGGTAGGCGTCGGGACGGACGGCTCGGGCGTCCAGCTGATCACCCGGCGGCTGATGGAGGCGGCCGGCCTGGATTTCGACCGGGACATCGTGCCGGTGCGGGTCGGCATCGACCAGGAGCCCGGTCAGCTGGAGCACGGCGACCTGGACGCGTTCTTCTGGTCGGGCGGGCTGCCGACGCAGGCGGTGCAGCGGCTGGCGCAGCGGTTCCCGGTGCGGCTGGTGCAGCTCGGGGATCTGGGCGAGGCGCTGCACAAGCAGGGTGAGCGCACCCGCTATTACCGGGCGGCGGTGATGCCCGCCGACGCGTATCCGCAGGCGCAGGACGGCGAGGCGGTGAAGACCATCGCGGTCGCGAACCTGCTGGTGACGACGGACCGGGAGGATGCCGCACTGACGTTCGACATCACCCGGACCGTCATCAACAGTCGGGACGCGATCGGGCACGAGGTGCACGCGGCGCAGAACGTGGACCTGCGGACGGCGGTGTTCACCGATCCGCTGCCGCTGCACAAGGGGGCCCGGGAGTACTACGTGTCGGTCAAGCAGTGACCGGCCTGCGCCCCGACGGCCGGCCGCGGCGCGGACGCCGGCGCCGGCCACCGCTGCCACTGCCACCGCTGCCACTGCCGTTCCCACCGCCGGGCGCGCCCGCCCCGGCCGTCCGCCCGGCCGCCGGTGCGGCGATCGCGACGGGCTCGCCGCTGGGCGTACGGGCGCCGGTGACGCGGACCAGCTCGGCGTCACCGGGGCGGACCCGGGCGGTGCCCGGGTTGATCTTCGCCTGGCGCATCAGCCGGGTCATCTCCCGGCGCTCGCCGGGCGTGACGAGGGTGACGACGGTGCCGGACTCGCCGGCCCGCGCGGTACGGCCGCCGCGGTGGAGGTAGTCCTTGGCCTCGGTCGGCGGGTCGACGTTGACGACGAGGTCGAGGCCGTCGATGTGGATGCCGCGCGCCGCGACGTTGGTGGCGACCAGCGCCGTGGCGCGGCCGGAGCGGAAGTGCTCCAGGGTGCGGGTGCGCTGCGGCTGGGTCTTGCCGCCGTGCAGCGCCGCGGCGCGGACGCCCTGGGCGAGCAGGTGCTTGGTGAGGCGGTCGGCGCCGCGCTTGGTGTCGACGAACATGATCACCCGGCCGTCGCGGGCGGCGATCTCGGTGGCGGTGGCGCGCTTGTCGGCCTCGTCCACGTACAGGACGTGGTGCTCCATGGTGGTCACGGTCGCGGCCGAGGGGTCCACGGAGTGGGTGACCGGGTCGGTCAGGAAGCGGCGGACCAGCTTGTCGACATTGCGGTCGAGGGTGGCGGAGAACAGCATCCGCTGGCCGTTGGGGTCGGTCTTCTCCATCAGCCGGGTGACCTGCGGCAGAAAGCCCATGTCGGTCATCTGGTCGGCCTCGTCGAGGACGGTGATGGCGACCCGGTCGAGCGTGCAGGCGCGCCGGTCCAGCAGGTCGGCGAGCCGGCCCGGGGTGGCGACCAGTACTTCGGCGCCCTTGCGCAGGGCCTCGGTCTGCCGGTTGATCGAGGTGCCGCCGACGACGGTGGCGCAGCGCAGCCGCAGGGCCGCGGCGTACGGGGCGAGCGCGTCGGTGACCTGGCCGGCCAGTTCGCGGGTGGGGACCAGCACCAGTGCCAGGGGGCGCTTGCTCTCGGCGCGCTTGCCCGCCGTACGGCTGAGCAGGGCGAGGCCGAAGGCGAGGGTCTTGCCGGAGCCGGTGCGTCCGCGGCCGAGGACGTCACGGCCGGCGAGGGTGGCCGGGAGGGTGGCCGCCTGGATGGGGAACGGGGTGGTGACGCCCTGCGCGCGCAGTGCGGTGCGGAGCGCCTCGGCCAGCGGCAGCTCGTCGAAGGAGCCGGCGGGCGGAGGGGTGGACGCCCGGGCGGGCGTCCCGCGGTCGGCGCTCGGTCGCGGTGCGGTCGCTGGTGTCACGGCAGGCCCTTCAGAGGGAGGGAGGGGGGTGAGCGCGGGAAGGGGTGCCGCCCCGCGGGAAACGGGACGGGGCCCGCACCGGCGCGGCCGGTGCGGGCCCTGTCCACGGGACGCGGGGGCGTCAGGCGGCGACGATGTTCTCCGCCTGCGGGCCCTTGGGGCCCTGGGTCACGTCGAAGGTGACCTTCTGGCCCTCGAGGAGCTCGCGGAAGCCCTGGGACTGGATGTTCGAGTAGTGGGCGAAGACGTCGGGGCCGCCGCCGTCCTGCTCGATGAAGCCGAAGCCCTTTTCCGAGTTGAACCACTTGACGGTGCCGGAAGCCATGTTTTTCTCCTTCATGGGGCAAGCCGGAGACCGCACCGCGCGGCCTCCTCGTCGCCGAGATGATCGCCCCACACCGGAACACGTCCGGAAAACAAGGAACGCCCGGGGCTTCCAGCCTCCGGGCGCGCACAAAGTTCATGGGTACCACAACTGCAACGCCGTTTACGATAGCACAGGCGTACGGCGGCGCCGCACGCGGTCAGGGGGCACTGCGCGGCACGCTCACGGTGACCTCCAGGCCGTGCGGGGGGTGCGGCGCGTAGGCGATGGTGGCGCCGCCGGCGGCGAGCAGTGCGCGGGTGATCGACAGGCCGAGGCCGGAGCCGGAGACGTTCTGGTGGCGGCCGCTGCGCCAGAACCGGTCGCCGATCCGGGCGAGTTCGTCCTCGGCGAGGCCGGGGCCGCGGTCGGCGACGGTGATCCGCACGTGCGCGCCGTCGGCGGCGACGGTCACCGTGACCGGCTCACCGGCCGGGGTGAACTTCAGGGCGTTGTCGACGACCGCGTCCAGCGCGCTGGAGAGGGCGACCGGGTCGGCCCAGCCGGTGACCGCGGGGTGGCCCTCGTAGGCCAGCCGGACACCCTTGTCGTCGGCCAACGGGCGCCAGGAGTCGACGCGTTCGGCGGTCAGCGCCGCGACGTCGGTGAGCTGGAGGTCGGCGGCGGTGTGCTCGGCGAGCGCGAGGCCGAGGAGGTCGTCCAGCACCCGGGCGAGCCGCTTGCCCTCCGTGCGGACCGAGGCGATCTCCTCGTTGCCTTCCGGGAGTTCGAGGGCCAGCAGCTCGATACGCAGCAGCAGCGCGGCGAGCGGGTTGCGCAGCTGGTGGGAGGCGTCGGCGACGAAGGCGCGCTGCTGTTCCAGGACCTCCTCGACGTGGTCGGCCATCTCGTTGAACGAGCGGGCCAGCCGGCGCAGTTCGGGCGGTCCGGCGGTGGCGGCGACCCGGGCGTTCATCCGGCCGGTGGCGATGTCGTGGCTGGCGGTGTCCAGGACGCGGACCGGCCGCAGCACCCAGCCGGTGAGCCGGAAGGCCGCGCCGACCGCGACGAGCAGGGCCGCCGCCTCCCCGGCCGCGATCAGCAGCCAGCCGTGCAGGATGCGCGCACGCATCTGCCCCGTGGGCGAGTCGGTGACGACGACGGCGACCACGTCCCCGTCCCGGATGACCGGCGAGGCGACCGGGATCCGGCCGGTGTCGTCCCAGGGCCAGACCTGGTGCGGGTCGTGGCTGCGGCGGCCGGCCAGCGCCTCGCTGAACGCCTGGGCGCCCTCGCCGTCCGTGGGCACCGGCAGGTCCTGGGGGGCGGCTGCCATGGGGGTGTGGTCGCGGTAGAAGACGCCGGCCCGTATCCCGTAGAGGCCGTAGTAGCGGGTGAGTTCGGCCCGGAGGGTGGCCAGCCGCTCGTCCTCCTCGGGGGTCTTGGCGCGGGACGCGGCGCTGGGGCGGGCGGTGACGAACTGGGCGAGGGAGGCGAACCGCGCGGCGTCGTCGATCCGGTCGACGACCACCTTCTGCTGCTCCACCCCGGCGGTGATCACGCCCAGCGGGATGCCGAGCGCCAGCAGCACGGCGGCCATCAGGACGATGAGGAGCGGGAGGAGTCGGGTGCGCACGGGGACCGGCGGCCGTCAGGAGGCCGGCGGCCGGGTGCCCGGGGCGGCACCGGCGGCCGGGACGACGAGGCGGTAGCCGACGCCGCGGACCGTCTCGATCAGCGCCGGCATCCGCAGTTTGGCGCGGAGCGAGGCGATGTGCACCTCCAGGGTCCGGCCGGTGCCCTCCCAACTCGTCCGCCACACCTCGCTGATGATCTGCTCCCGGCGGAAGACCACCCCGGGGCGCTGGGCGAGCAGGGCGAGCAGGTCGAACTCCTTGCGGGTGAGCGGAACCACCGCGCCGGCCACGGACACCTGGCGGGTGGGGAGTTCGACGGTGACCGGGCCGAGCCGCAGCGGCTCCGCCGCGGCGGCCTCCTCGGCGGGCTCGCCGCCCGCGGCCGGGACGGTGCGCCGGCTCACCGCGTGGATACGGGCGAGCAGTTCGCCGGTGTCGTAGGGCTTGACGACATAGTCGTCGGCGCCGAGGTTCAGGCCGTGTATACGGGAGCGCACGTCGGAGCGCGCGGTGACCATGATGACCGGGGTCGCGCAGATCCTGCGGATCCGGCCGCACACCTCGAAGCCGTCCTGGTCGGGCAGCCCGAGGTCGAGCAGCACCACCGCGAACGGCTCGGCGTCGTCGGGCAGCAGGGCCTGGAGGGCCTCCTCGCCGCTGCGGGCGTGCACGACGGACAGGCCGTGCCGGGCCAGCACCGCCGACAGGGCGGCGGCGACATGGTCGTCGTCCTCGACGAGCAGCAGTCTCATCCGGCC
This window encodes:
- a CDS encoding class III extradiol dioxygenase subunit B-like domain-containing protein, yielding MLVAAALCPCPPLLVPEVAAGAAPELAALRAACLDAVGVLAAARPDRLVVLGPTDEAGRGTHPQGATGSFRGFGVDLHVRLGAAGPAPERDLPPSLSIGAWLLSRTDWADAPVDGLGVTESLAGDRCRALGRELAASAPRLALLVMGDGSARRSLKAPGYFDERAADFDAATARALGTADLAALSALDEDLAADLLVSGRSCWQVLAGAAEGAGLGGRLLREEAPYGVGYVAAAWT
- the miaB gene encoding tRNA (N6-isopentenyl adenosine(37)-C2)-methylthiotransferase MiaB, whose product is MTSSSDRSQAVGVNRSYEIRTYGCQMNVHDSERLSGLLEEAGYVPAPKDGDGADVVVFNTCAVRENADNRLYGNLGQLAPKKAARPGMQIAVGGCLAQKDRDTIVRKAPWVDVVFGTHNIGKLPVLLERARVQEEAQVEIAESLEVFPSTLPTRRESAYAAWVSISVGCNNTCTFCIVPALRGKEKDRRPGDILAEVEALVAEGVSEITLLGQNVNAYGSDIGDREAFSKLLRACGKIEGLERVRFTSPHPRDFTDDVIAAMAETPNVMPQLHMPLQSGSDRVLKAMRRSYRQERFLGIIEKVRAAMPDAAISTDIIVGFPGETEEDFEQTLHTVRESRFAQAFTFQYSKRPGTPAADMEGQIPKAVVQERYERLVALQEEISWEENKKQVGRTLEVMVAEGEGRKDGATHRLSGRAPDNRLVHFNPTLRDADDHRAPGTEASDVTGPAPRPGTASDVTGPAPRPGDMVTVEVTYAAPHHLLAEGPALSIRRTRAGDAWEKRNAAPAEKPKGVLLGLPTIGAPAPSPAPAAGCGCD
- a CDS encoding maleylpyruvate isomerase family mycothiol-dependent enzyme, translating into MDIRAAIAAERRELADLLDGLTAEQWDAPSLCAGWRVRDVAAHMSLGFRYRLPALAAELLKARGSLHRMTDRCARKDAAALSAPQLAAALRDNADHPWTPPVGGFEAALGHDVVHGLDITVPLGLDRRVPEDRLRVLLAGVTPKSLKFFRADTDGIALHADDLDWSFGTGTPLHGTAQDLLLVAYGRTLPPGRLRGAPGERFSTA
- a CDS encoding LysR family transcriptional regulator translates to MELRQLQYFVAVAEEANFTRAAARLHLAQPGVSAQVRQLERELGQPLLDRSGRSVTLTEVGAAVLPYARAALAAVAGVRHTVDEFTGLLRGQVALGMVSGAHAGTDSDVVSLLAGFHEAHPQVDIALTEDTSERMLAALQCGELDVALLGVADAVPPAGLSLQVVVDEPLVAAVAPGHPLLASAEGGRIPLAALRDRPLISLPRGTGIRGVLERACTDAGFRPRIAFEAAAPQLLTRLAARGLGVAVVPAPDAATAAGVRTLEFRTPCPRGRVALTWRADGPAGPAAQALLECLRTAMGTAGAGRGSGEGAGADAGRRPEADT
- a CDS encoding TAXI family TRAP transporter solute-binding subunit; the encoded protein is MVTALPRPGRRALTAAGAVLAVLGMVLWWLLPPVGERAPSGRVTLATGVPTGVYARYGELLKQDLARDMPGVDLRLTRSEGSIDNLRQLVSGRAAFTIATADAVAAYQVGHEPGADRLRACARLYDDYMQLVVPKNSPVRSARDLRGLRVGVGTDGSGVQLITRRLMEAAGLDFDRDIVPVRVGIDQEPGQLEHGDLDAFFWSGGLPTQAVQRLAQRFPVRLVQLGDLGEALHKQGERTRYYRAAVMPADAYPQAQDGEAVKTIAVANLLVTTDREDAALTFDITRTVINSRDAIGHEVHAAQNVDLRTAVFTDPLPLHKGAREYYVSVKQ
- a CDS encoding DEAD/DEAH box helicase; amino-acid sequence: MTPATAPRPSADRGTPARASTPPPAGSFDELPLAEALRTALRAQGVTTPFPIQAATLPATLAGRDVLGRGRTGSGKTLAFGLALLSRTAGKRAESKRPLALVLVPTRELAGQVTDALAPYAAALRLRCATVVGGTSINRQTEALRKGAEVLVATPGRLADLLDRRACTLDRVAITVLDEADQMTDMGFLPQVTRLMEKTDPNGQRMLFSATLDRNVDKLVRRFLTDPVTHSVDPSAATVTTMEHHVLYVDEADKRATATEIAARDGRVIMFVDTKRGADRLTKHLLAQGVRAAALHGGKTQPQRTRTLEHFRSGRATALVATNVAARGIHIDGLDLVVNVDPPTEAKDYLHRGGRTARAGESGTVVTLVTPGERREMTRLMRQAKINPGTARVRPGDAELVRVTGARTPSGEPVAIAAPAAGRTAGAGAPGGGNGSGSGGSGSGGRRRRPRRGRPSGRRPVTA
- a CDS encoding cold-shock protein; this encodes MASGTVKWFNSEKGFGFIEQDGGGPDVFAHYSNIQSQGFRELLEGQKVTFDVTQGPKGPQAENIVAA
- a CDS encoding sensor histidine kinase translates to MRTRLLPLLIVLMAAVLLALGIPLGVITAGVEQQKVVVDRIDDAARFASLAQFVTARPSAASRAKTPEEDERLATLRAELTRYYGLYGIRAGVFYRDHTPMAAAPQDLPVPTDGEGAQAFSEALAGRRSHDPHQVWPWDDTGRIPVASPVIRDGDVVAVVVTDSPTGQMRARILHGWLLIAAGEAAALLVAVGAAFRLTGWVLRPVRVLDTASHDIATGRMNARVAATAGPPELRRLARSFNEMADHVEEVLEQQRAFVADASHQLRNPLAALLLRIELLALELPEGNEEIASVRTEGKRLARVLDDLLGLALAEHTAADLQLTDVAALTAERVDSWRPLADDKGVRLAYEGHPAVTGWADPVALSSALDAVVDNALKFTPAGEPVTVTVAADGAHVRITVADRGPGLAEDELARIGDRFWRSGRHQNVSGSGLGLSITRALLAAGGATIAYAPHPPHGLEVTVSVPRSAP
- a CDS encoding response regulator transcription factor; the encoded protein is MRLLLVEDDDHVAAALSAVLARHGLSVVHARSGEEALQALLPDDAEPFAVVLLDLGLPDQDGFEVCGRIRRICATPVIMVTARSDVRSRIHGLNLGADDYVVKPYDTGELLARIHAVSRRTVPAAGGEPAEEAAAAEPLRLGPVTVELPTRQVSVAGAVVPLTRKEFDLLALLAQRPGVVFRREQIISEVWRTSWEGTGRTLEVHIASLRAKLRMPALIETVRGVGYRLVVPAAGAAPGTRPPAS